From one Anabas testudineus chromosome 21, fAnaTes1.2, whole genome shotgun sequence genomic stretch:
- the gpr156 gene encoding probable G-protein coupled receptor 156 isoform X2, which translates to MASAGSVLSKEQLQCPICLDLFNQPVSTPCGHNFCRDCINTYWQNSNVSQCPLCKQKFYRRPELKVNTFISEVASQFRKMVEDVDENDETSTGDDSIGHKGDISCDVCIGKRVTALKSCLDCYASYCEAHLEPHHVLGTFKKHHLINPVMNIQDRVCQKHVKLLDLFCSTDQTCVCQMCIKNDHKAHHTVPIEDESRYRRAQLRKINEEVGKIIDSRQQNISKINRTVELSRGNTEIETEESLQVFTKLMRLVQRGQAELLDVIGANQTQVEVNARGLIMEAEQDIDKLRHRRSELEHLLRAEDDLYLVKSFPTISTLPATKDWPDTCVAAVYVGLLRRAVRKVACQLEETVKAEVKRLCETEFQRARQCAVDITLDPDTAHPKLVLSENKKQVFHGDVALSLPDNPKRFSLSPVLSAVVWTLLSCGILLALCFLLFTLRFKNNRIVKMSSPNLNVLTLIGSLLTYSSAFLFAIDERAHTQGGPSTAVLQARMWTLCVGSTLVFGPILGKTWRLYRVFTQRVPDKRVIIRDIQLVCMVALLILVDMLVLTAWNLTDPIRCSRSVGAVVKVVEKDVSYSLSQLESCSSVYSYLWVIVIAVQKGGLLLYGTYLAGLTSNVSHPPVNQSPTIITAVTLVTISSAVAVPVSIFLKSWPNLVYSTVAGAIFICTLVTNCMLFVPQLTQWRQFEEDQNNPNQMAKYFSSPSKSQPSVYSQDEIHYLVGENSSMKKLLNEKNAVIDSLQEQVNNAKDKLLRLMSTSQSPEDLDMDSSTNNLDSSCTQTTEIQSDFSLPQRDSKSQFSPSHLTAAAVTSCSGHPTVLDSSNPTAVADDMYAAENQNSVSSLLDKDTAESRAGDDLKQSVSLPSSGLLRTTEETVNFVTSLQCHKGLNPFQVDAFGNHGALTSHLGPNARLTGFVSNEQLQEILQELCVDAVTETTLRSPGQTARTPSQLKNSTISPLSLRKPHTPHPPVLHPSISPYAMRKRRPPFHSSRRGLTPPCFYTGCRRMRENCEQQNPCEHPDRATVDGTLPQIHSSGLELEEDKEEEVKGHKVIRKYQSCVSRSYKCCADHDHATPPDMKAGGDEKQPRRHIRDSCGYWDSDSSSSTDYCYYHRPYCDSCLQRGSLLSSDSSSDSSDSEYESFGSLYRSPHPVVFKEDLKPTFV; encoded by the exons ATGGCCTCTGCTGGCAGTGTGCTGTCTAAGGAGCAGCTTCAGTGTCCCATCTGTTTGGATTTGTTCAACCAACCAGTCTCCACTCCTTGTGGGCACAACTTTTGCAGAGACTGCATTAACACATACTGGCAGAATTCAAATGTGTCTCAGTGCCCCTTGTGTAAGCAGAAGTTCTACAGGAGGCCTGAACTCAAAGTTAACACATTTATATCAGAGGTTGCTTCTCAGTTCAGGAAGATGGTTGAAGATgttgatgaaaatgatgaaaccaGTACTGGGGACGACTCTATCGGCCATAAAGGGGACATTTCATGTGATGTGTGCATTGGAAAAAGAGTCACGGCTCTAAAATCCTGCTTGGACTGTTATGCCTCTTACTGTGAGGCTCACCTGGAGCCCCATCATGTCTTAGGCACCTTTAAGAAACACCATCTGATTAATCCGGTGATGAACATTCAAGACAGAGTGTGCCAGAAACACGTAAAGCTCCTGGATCTGTTCTGTAGCACTGACCAGACATGCGTTTGCCAGATGTGCATCAAGAACGACCACAAGGCCCATCACACTGTACCTATAGAGGATGAGAGCAGATACAGGAGAGCCCAGCTTAGAAAGATAAATGAAGAGGTGGGAAAAATAATTGACAGCCGACAGCAGAATATCAGCAAAATCAATAGAACCGTTGAGCtcagcagaggaaacactgaaatTGAGACTGAGGAGAGTTTGCAAGTCTTCACTAAACTTATGCGCCTTGTACAGAGAGGCCAGGCTGAGTTATTAGATGTGATTGGTGCAAATCAGACGCAAGTTGAAGTCAATGCCAGAGGACTAATCATGGAGGCAGAACAGGACATCGACAAGCTGAGGCACAGGCGCTCAGAGCTGGAGCATCTCTTACGTGCCGAAGATGATCTCTACCTTGTCAAGAGCTTTCCAACAATCTCCACACTGCCAGCCACTAAAGACTGGCCTGACACCTGTGTAGCTGCCGTATATGTGGGCCTGCTGAGGAGAGCAGTCAGGAAAGTAGCATGTCAGCTAGAGGAGACAGTAAAGGCTGAGGTGAAGAGGCTGTGTGAGACTGAATTTCAGAGGGCTCGGCAGTGTGCTGTGGATATAACTCTGGATCCTGACACAGCCCACCCCAAACTGGTGCTGTctgaaaacaagaaacaggTGTTCCATGGTGATGTAGCGCTGAGCCTCCCTGACAACCCCAAGAGGTTTT CACTTTCCCCTGTGCTAAGTGCTGTGGTGTGGACACTGCTCTCCTGTGGCATCCTGTTAGctttgtgcttcctcctcttcaccctgcGCTTCAAAAACAACAG GATAGTGAAGATGTCTAGTCCGAACCTGAACGTCCTGACCCTCATTGGAAGCCTTCTAACATATAGCAGCGCCTTCCTATTTGCCATTGATGaacgagcacacacacaaggtggACCATCCACAGCTGTACTACAA GCTCGGATGTGGACTCTTTGTGTCGGCAGTACTCTGGTGTTTGGCCCAATTTTGGGGAAGACTTGGAGGCTATACAGAGTGTTCACGCAGAGAGTGCCTGACAAGAGAGTG aTCATCAGAGACATCCAGCTGGTGTGCATGGTGGCTCTGTTGATCCTGGTGGACATGCTGGTTCTCACTGCGTGGAATCTCACTGATCCCATCAGGTGTTCGAGATCTGTGGGAGCTGTTGTCAAG GTGGTGGAGAAGGATGTCTCCTACTCTTTGTCTCAGCTAGAGTCCTGTTCCTCTGTATACTCATATCTGTGGGTTATTGTTATTGCTGTTCAGAAG GGTGGTCTTCTCCTCTACGGCACATATCTAGCTGGACTGACCAGCAACGTTAGCCACCCTCCAGTCAACCAGTCTCCCACCATAATAACCGCTGTCACTTTGGTCACCATCTCCTCGGCTGTAGCTGTCCCTGTGTCTATATTCCTTAAATCCTGGCCCAACCTGGTCTACAGCACAGTGGCTGGAGCCATCTTCATCTGCACACTGGTTACTAACTGCATGTTGTTTGTGCCTCAG CTCACCCAGTGGCGCCAGTTTGAAGAGGATCAGAACAACCCAAATCAGATGGCCAAGTATTTCAGCAGCCCCAGTAAGAGCCAGCCGTCTGTGTACAGCCAGGACGAGATCCACTACCTGGTGGGGGAGAACAGCTCCATGAAAAAACTCCTTAATGAG AAAAATGCTGTGATTGACAGTCTGCAGGAGCAGGTGAACAATGCCAAGGATAAACTCCTGCGACTCATGTCAACCAGCCAGTCCCCTGAGGACCTGGACATGGACTCTTCTACCAACAACCTCGACTCCTCCTGCACTCAGACCACAGAGATTCAGTCAGATTTTTCTCTACCTCAGAGAGACTCTAAATCCCAGTTCTCGCCCTCCcatctcactgctgctgctgtcacatcaTGTTCGGGGCATCCCACTGTTCTAGACTCCTCAAACCCCACTGCTGTAGCTGATGACATGTATGCGGCTGAAAATCAGAACAGTGTCTCTTCCCTATTAGACAAAGACACAGCTGAGTCCAGAGCAGGAGACGATCTCAAACAGAGTGTGTCCCTCCCATCCTCTGGACTACTCAGGACAACAGAGGAGACAGTTAACTTTGTCACGTCCCTACAATGCCATAAAGGATTAAACCCATTTCAGGTTGATGCATTTGGCAATCACGGTGCACTAACATCTCACCTGGGACCAAATGCCAGACTGACTGGTTTTGTTAGCAATGAGCAGTTGCAGGAGATTCTCCAAGAGCTGTGTGTGGATGCAGTCACAGAGACCACACTTCGATCTCCTGGTCAGACAGCCAGGACGCCCTCTCAGCTAAAAAACTCCACAATCTCCCCCCTGTCCCTGAGGAAACCACACACCCCTCATCCACCTGTTCTCCACCCTAGCATCTCCCCATATGCAATGAGGAAACGTCGGCCGCCCTTCCACTCATCTAGAAGAGGTTTGACCCCTCCCTGCTTCTACACTGGTTGTAGAAGAATGAGGGAAAACTGCGAACAGCAGAATCCATGTGAGCATCCTGATAGGGCCACTGTGGATGGTACCCTCCCCCAGATTCACAGCAGTGGCCTTGAGCTagaggaggacaaggaggaggaAGTAAAAGGGCATAAAGTGATTAGAAAATATCAGAGCTGTGTTTCCAGGTCTTACAAATGTTGTGCAGACCACGATCACGCAACTCCACCTGACATGAAAGCAGGCGGTGATGAGAAGCAGCCCCGGAGACACATTCGAGACTCCTGTGGATACTGGGACTCAGACTCTAGCAGCTCAACGGATTATTGCTACTACCATCGTCCTTACTGTGACTCCTGCCTGCAGCGGGGCTCACTCTTGTCCTCAGACAGCTCCTCAGACTCCTCAGACAGCGAGTATGAAAGCTTTGGCAGCCTCTACCGCTCCCCACATCCTGTGGTATTTAAAGAAGACCTCAAACCCACCTTTGTATGA
- the gpr156 gene encoding probable G-protein coupled receptor 156 isoform X1 — translation MEPELNCSSHCDSPLCFIHSGVNRREGLDVLQRLCSLSTTAVPKRPLSPVLSAVVWTLLSCGILLALCFLLFTLRFKNNRIVKMSSPNLNVLTLIGSLLTYSSAFLFAIDERAHTQGGPSTAVLQARMWTLCVGSTLVFGPILGKTWRLYRVFTQRVPDKRVIIRDIQLVCMVALLILVDMLVLTAWNLTDPIRCSRSVGAVVKVVEKDVSYSLSQLESCSSVYSYLWVIVIAVQKGGLLLYGTYLAGLTSNVSHPPVNQSPTIITAVTLVTISSAVAVPVSIFLKSWPNLVYSTVAGAIFICTLVTNCMLFVPQLTQWRQFEEDQNNPNQMAKYFSSPSKSQPSVYSQDEIHYLVGENSSMKKLLNEKNAVIDSLQEQVNNAKDKLLRLMSTSQSPEDLDMDSSTNNLDSSCTQTTEIQSDFSLPQRDSKSQFSPSHLTAAAVTSCSGHPTVLDSSNPTAVADDMYAAENQNSVSSLLDKDTAESRAGDDLKQSVSLPSSGLLRTTEETVNFVTSLQCHKGLNPFQVDAFGNHGALTSHLGPNARLTGFVSNEQLQEILQELCVDAVTETTLRSPGQTARTPSQLKNSTISPLSLRKPHTPHPPVLHPSISPYAMRKRRPPFHSSRRGLTPPCFYTGCRRMRENCEQQNPCEHPDRATVDGTLPQIHSSGLELEEDKEEEVKGHKVIRKYQSCVSRSYKCCADHDHATPPDMKAGGDEKQPRRHIRDSCGYWDSDSSSSTDYCYYHRPYCDSCLQRGSLLSSDSSSDSSDSEYESFGSLYRSPHPVVFKEDLKPTFV, via the exons ATGGAGCCTGAGCTGAACTGCAGCTCCCACTGTGATTCACCACTTTGCTTCATCCACTCAGGAGTCAACAGGCGGGAGGGTCTGGACGTTCTGCAGAGACTATGCAGTCTCAGCACG ACGGCAGTCCCAAAGCGACCACTTTCCCCTGTGCTAAGTGCTGTGGTGTGGACACTGCTCTCCTGTGGCATCCTGTTAGctttgtgcttcctcctcttcaccctgcGCTTCAAAAACAACAG GATAGTGAAGATGTCTAGTCCGAACCTGAACGTCCTGACCCTCATTGGAAGCCTTCTAACATATAGCAGCGCCTTCCTATTTGCCATTGATGaacgagcacacacacaaggtggACCATCCACAGCTGTACTACAA GCTCGGATGTGGACTCTTTGTGTCGGCAGTACTCTGGTGTTTGGCCCAATTTTGGGGAAGACTTGGAGGCTATACAGAGTGTTCACGCAGAGAGTGCCTGACAAGAGAGTG aTCATCAGAGACATCCAGCTGGTGTGCATGGTGGCTCTGTTGATCCTGGTGGACATGCTGGTTCTCACTGCGTGGAATCTCACTGATCCCATCAGGTGTTCGAGATCTGTGGGAGCTGTTGTCAAG GTGGTGGAGAAGGATGTCTCCTACTCTTTGTCTCAGCTAGAGTCCTGTTCCTCTGTATACTCATATCTGTGGGTTATTGTTATTGCTGTTCAGAAG GGTGGTCTTCTCCTCTACGGCACATATCTAGCTGGACTGACCAGCAACGTTAGCCACCCTCCAGTCAACCAGTCTCCCACCATAATAACCGCTGTCACTTTGGTCACCATCTCCTCGGCTGTAGCTGTCCCTGTGTCTATATTCCTTAAATCCTGGCCCAACCTGGTCTACAGCACAGTGGCTGGAGCCATCTTCATCTGCACACTGGTTACTAACTGCATGTTGTTTGTGCCTCAG CTCACCCAGTGGCGCCAGTTTGAAGAGGATCAGAACAACCCAAATCAGATGGCCAAGTATTTCAGCAGCCCCAGTAAGAGCCAGCCGTCTGTGTACAGCCAGGACGAGATCCACTACCTGGTGGGGGAGAACAGCTCCATGAAAAAACTCCTTAATGAG AAAAATGCTGTGATTGACAGTCTGCAGGAGCAGGTGAACAATGCCAAGGATAAACTCCTGCGACTCATGTCAACCAGCCAGTCCCCTGAGGACCTGGACATGGACTCTTCTACCAACAACCTCGACTCCTCCTGCACTCAGACCACAGAGATTCAGTCAGATTTTTCTCTACCTCAGAGAGACTCTAAATCCCAGTTCTCGCCCTCCcatctcactgctgctgctgtcacatcaTGTTCGGGGCATCCCACTGTTCTAGACTCCTCAAACCCCACTGCTGTAGCTGATGACATGTATGCGGCTGAAAATCAGAACAGTGTCTCTTCCCTATTAGACAAAGACACAGCTGAGTCCAGAGCAGGAGACGATCTCAAACAGAGTGTGTCCCTCCCATCCTCTGGACTACTCAGGACAACAGAGGAGACAGTTAACTTTGTCACGTCCCTACAATGCCATAAAGGATTAAACCCATTTCAGGTTGATGCATTTGGCAATCACGGTGCACTAACATCTCACCTGGGACCAAATGCCAGACTGACTGGTTTTGTTAGCAATGAGCAGTTGCAGGAGATTCTCCAAGAGCTGTGTGTGGATGCAGTCACAGAGACCACACTTCGATCTCCTGGTCAGACAGCCAGGACGCCCTCTCAGCTAAAAAACTCCACAATCTCCCCCCTGTCCCTGAGGAAACCACACACCCCTCATCCACCTGTTCTCCACCCTAGCATCTCCCCATATGCAATGAGGAAACGTCGGCCGCCCTTCCACTCATCTAGAAGAGGTTTGACCCCTCCCTGCTTCTACACTGGTTGTAGAAGAATGAGGGAAAACTGCGAACAGCAGAATCCATGTGAGCATCCTGATAGGGCCACTGTGGATGGTACCCTCCCCCAGATTCACAGCAGTGGCCTTGAGCTagaggaggacaaggaggaggaAGTAAAAGGGCATAAAGTGATTAGAAAATATCAGAGCTGTGTTTCCAGGTCTTACAAATGTTGTGCAGACCACGATCACGCAACTCCACCTGACATGAAAGCAGGCGGTGATGAGAAGCAGCCCCGGAGACACATTCGAGACTCCTGTGGATACTGGGACTCAGACTCTAGCAGCTCAACGGATTATTGCTACTACCATCGTCCTTACTGTGACTCCTGCCTGCAGCGGGGCTCACTCTTGTCCTCAGACAGCTCCTCAGACTCCTCAGACAGCGAGTATGAAAGCTTTGGCAGCCTCTACCGCTCCCCACATCCTGTGGTATTTAAAGAAGACCTCAAACCCACCTTTGTATGA
- the lrrc58b gene encoding leucine-rich repeat-containing protein 58, giving the protein METHEGAAAVGDGVLDYSRLSLSTFNVDSISNERKRDTKQLYLNYNRLASLSSSVSLFYNLEFLDISNNGLTTICEGITRLTRLRTLIAKNNRLDEFSLPKEFGSLQLEVLNFSGNRFQEIPLQCMKLLRLQSLSLGGNRLKSIPAEIESLVSLELLYLGGNLISAIPPEVANLPYLTYLVLCDNRIQSVPPQLTRLHSLRSLSLHNNLLTYLPREILSLVHLQELSLRGNPLVVRFVKEMTYDPPSLLELAGRTIKSRNIPYFPSDLPSNLLRYLDLASKCPNPKCAGVYFDSCVRQIKFVDFCGKYRLPLMHYLCSPECTSPCNSNPQSDAESEDESSVPADRLQRVLLG; this is encoded by the exons ATGGAGACTCACGAAGGAGCAGCGGCGGTGGGCGACGGCGTGCTCGACTACTCGCGTTTGAGTTTGAGCACTTTCAACGTTGACAGTATCAGCAACGAGAGGAAAAGGGACACCAAACAGCTCTACCTGAACTACAACCGACTCGCCTCGCTGTCCTCGTCGGTAAGCCTCTTCTACAACCTCGAGTTTCTGGACATCAGCAACAACGGACTGACGACCATCTGTGAGGGCATAACGCGTCTGACCAGGCTGAGGACGCTGATAGCCAAGAACAACCGCCTGGATGAGTTCTCCCTGCCCAAGGAGTTTGGCTCTCTGCAGCTGGAGGTGTTGAACTTTAGTGGGAACCGATTTCAGGAGATTCCGCTTCAGTGTATGAAACTGCTGCGGCTGCAGTCGCTTTCACTCGgaggaaacagactgaaaagtATACCTGCGGAGATAGAAAGTCTAGTCAG TTTGGAGCTATTGTATCTGGGTGGAAACCTCATCTCAGCCATTCCTCCTGAAGTGGCTAACCTGCCCTACCTCACCTACCTGGTCCTGTGTGACAACCGCATCCAAAGTGTCCCACCTCAACTCACCAG gctTCACTCACTCCGATCTTTAAGTCTTCACAACAATTTGCTCACCTACCTACCAAGGGAGATCCTTAGTTTGGTGCACCTGCAGGAGCTCAGTCTCCGAGGTAACCCACTGGTTGTGCGCTTCGTTAAGGAGATGACCTATGACCCCCCCTCACTGCTAGAGTTGGCAGGACGTACAATTAAAAGCCGAAATATCCCATACTTCCCCAGTGACCTGCCCTCAAATCTGCTGCGTTACCTGGATCTCGCCAGCAAATGCCCTAACCCTAAGTGTGCTG GTGTCTACTTTGATTCGTGTGTGCGTCAGATCAAATTTGTGGACTTCTGTGGGAAGTACCGGCTGCCCCTCATGCACTACCTGTGCTCCCCAGAGTGCACCTCACCCTGCAACTCCAACCCCCAGAGTGATGCAGAGTCAGAGGACGAGAGCAGTGTGCCCGCCGACCGACTGCAGAGGGTGCTGCTGGGGTAG
- the fstl1b gene encoding follistatin-related protein 1b, producing MLRGVAALLVLAVALCSAQELQSKSKVCANVFCGAGRECAVNEKGEPSCLCIESCKPHKRSVCGSNGKTYRNHCELHRDACLTGLKIQVAHDGHCTEKKTEQAAASPVVCYAADRNELRSRVIQWLQTEIVPDGWFVKGSNFSDILLKYFKSYDNGDSQLDSAELLKFIQHNESVVELQSYADQESNKLLRSLCIDALIELSDENADWKLSFAEFLNCLKPGFNPPEKKCALEDETYEDGAETQVECNRCVCACGNWVCTAMTCADKTATVDESADVGAEMTEEEWNLRVAELNKHQETVEKMKTSTKEA from the exons gaGCTGCAGAGCAAGAGCAAAGTGTGTGCCAATGTGTTCTGTGGAGCCGGCAGAGAGTGTGCTGTTAATGAGAAGGGGGAGCCCAGCTGTCTCTGTATAGAG aGCTGTAAGCCCCACAAGAGGTCAGTGTGTGGCAGCAATGGGAAGACCTACAGAAATCACTGCGAGCTCCACAGAGATGCTTGTCTGACTGGTTTGAAGATTCAAGTAGCTCATGATGGACACTGCACAG aaaagaaaacagagcaggcAGCTGCCAGCCCAG TCGTATGTTATGCTGCTGATCGCAATGAGCTGAGAAGCCGTGTGATCCAATGGCTGCAGACTGAAATTGTTCCAGACGGTTGGTTTGTCAAAGGATCCAATTTCTCTGACATCCTGCTCAAATACTTTAAG TCATATGACAATGGTGATTCTCAGCTGGACTCTGCAGAGCTCCTCAAATTCATCCAACACAATGAGTCGGTTGTTGAGTTGCAGTCTTATGCAGACCAGGAGAGCAACAAGTTGCTCag GAGCCTGTGCATTGATGCCCTCATTGAGCTCTCTGATGAAAACGCCGATTGGAAACTGAGCTTCGCAGAGTTTCTCAACTGCCTGAAGCCTGGCTTCAATCCCCCAGAGAAGA AATGTGCCTTGGAGGATGAGACATATGAAGATGGAGCAGAGACCCAGGTGGAGTGTAACCGCTGCGTTTGTGCATGTGGCAACTGGGTCTGCACCGCCATGACCTGTGCTG ACAAAACAGCAACTGTGGATGAGTCAGCAGATGTTGGGGCTGAGATGACTGAGGAGGAGTGGAACCTGCGTGTGGCCGAGCTCAATAAGCACCAG GAAACAGTTGAAAAGATGAAGACCAGCACAAAGGAGGCCTAA